From one Anopheles bellator chromosome 1, idAnoBellAS_SP24_06.2, whole genome shotgun sequence genomic stretch:
- the LOC131205359 gene encoding dynein axonemal light chain 4 has protein sequence MEDQPKAEGEADKKIVHVYPLVKFSDMNDDVRAEAIELSITACEKYAQNYEVAAKTIKELMDKKFGTFWHVVVGEGFGYEVSYETKNLLYLFFGGNLAIVLWKCS, from the exons ATGGAGGACCAACCGAAGGCAGAAGGTGAGGCGGACAAAAAGATTGTCCATGTGTACCCGCTGGTGAAG TTTTCCGATATGAATGACGATGTCCGAGCCGAGGCGATAGAATTGAGCATTACAGCGTGTGAGAAATACGCACAGAATTACGAG GTTGCGGCAAAAACGATTAAAGAGCTGATGGACAAAAAGTTTGGCACCTTCTGGCACGTGGTCGTCGGCGAAGGATTCGGTTACGAGGTGTCGTACGAAACGAAGAACCTGCTCTATCTCTTCTTTGGTGGCAATCTGGCGATCGTGCTGTGGAAGTGTTCCTAA
- the LOC131213699 gene encoding ARF GTPase-activating protein Git produces the protein MSRAKSRIQTDVCGDCGSTDPSWASINRGILLCADCCSVHRSLGRHISQVKSLRQGSWQASVLSFVNQLNAHGANSVWEHLLLDSVAPKNLKRKPTPKDAVHPTKTDFIRAKHVQLTYVLKPSFQVDEGSSLEQELSKQLHASVRASNLETSLRLLVQGADPNFYHEEKGSTPLHVAVKSGQLSQIELLLVYGADVNALDAQNRTPLELARHAKQSIIADRLLEAVYEVTDRLTLYLTGKKPNHAAGQHLLLPDQSKKEMSEQLKIARGKLQLVPNRMFEELVMDLYDEVDRRETEAIWATSALNPESGAVPFLPTNPHLSATRNQGRQKLARFSQPEFAGLLMDVLLDAHRRQNMANLRPIDGPLPIGLGTGLLKTEGGARESNLSDDEPLYDAVASDDDYAALAPVAQQALVNKSSPAAVSNVEVETLRQRIQDQELTIHELRTMIQRLASENNQLKSHIDSKEHEVQLRIDTYLNGSGASDPTSTNPVQPEVSGGADSAQPPNASSTVAAGYTKRPVSMYEARQAPRDESRPPITQSLYSMAPVPGSPECAATGQPLPSFDEVQRRTDLVVRRIKELFAAMKDRTQREAFVPCAERIRLAVVDLMSLFPSTLIASESLRGALQQLNFHANLIQAECARLQQCLAFDMVGAPMNGAAGKGMLEGIEQNMEQVRGCAYDLAMSTKILITHLQQSS, from the exons ATGTCACGTGCCAAGTCGCGCATACAGACGGACGTGTGCGGAGACTGTGGCAGCACGG ATCCTTCCTGGGCGTCCATCAATCGGGGCATTCTGCTGTGCGCCGACTGCTGCTCGGTTCATCGCAGCCTCGGGCGGCACATTTCGCAGGTGAAATCCCTTCGCCAGGGCAGCTGGCAGGCGTCGGTGCTGAGCTTCGTCAATCAACTGAACGCCCACGGAGCGAACAGTGTGTGGGAGCATCTGCTGCTCGATTCGGTGGCGCCGAAAAATCTGAAACGCAAACCGACCCCCAAGGATGCGGTTCACCCGACGAAGACGGACTTTATCCGCGCCAAGCACGTCCAGCTGACGTACGTGCTGAAGCCGAGCTTTCAGGTGGACGAAGGCAGCAGCCTTGAGCAGGAGCTGAGCAAACAACTGCACGCCAGTGTCCGGGCGAGCAATCTCGAAACATCactccggctgctggtgcaggGTGCCGATCCGAATTTCTACCATGAAGAGAAAGGCTCGACACCGTTGCACGTGGCGGTGAAATCCGGCCAGCTGTCGCAGATCGAGTTGCTGCTAGTGTATGGAGCCGACGTGAACGCTCTGGACGCGCAGAACCGCACACCACTCGAGCTGGCTCGCCATGCCAAACAATCGATCATCGCGGACCGGCTTCTGGAGGCTGTTTACGAGGTGACGGATCGGTTGACGCTATACTTGACTGGCAAGAAACCCAACCACGCG GCCGGTCaacatctgctgctgccggaccAGTCGAAGAAGGAAATGAGCGAACAGCTAAAGATTGCCCGCGGCAAACTTCAGCTGGTACCGAACCGAATGTTCGAGGAGCTGGTTATGGATCTGTACGATGAAGTGGATCGCcgggaaacggaagcaatcTGGGCGACCAGCGCCCTCAACCCGGAGTCCGGTGCCGTACCGTTTCTTCCGACCAACCCACATCTCAGTGCCACCCGGAATCAG GGACGACAAAAGTTGGCTCGCTTCAGTCAGCCCGAGTTTGCTGGCCTGCTGATGGACGTCCTGCTCGATGCGCATCGTCGGCAGAATATGGCCAACCTGCGGCCCATCGATGGTCCGCTACCGATTGGGCTTGGTACCGGTCTGCTCAAGACCGAAGGAGGTGCCCGGGAATCGAACCTCTCCGACGATGAACCACTCTACGATGCTGTCGCTTCGGATGATGACTACGCGGCGCTCGCTCCGGTGGCGCAACAG GCGCTGGTGAACAAATCGTCCCCGGCGGCTGTCTCCAACGTGGAGGTGGAAACATTGCGCCAGCGAATACAGGACCAGGAGCTGACCATTCACGAACTGCGCACCATGATTCAACGATTGGCGTCGGAGAACAATCAACTAAAGTCCCACATCGACTCGAAGGAGCACGAAGTTCAACT CCGTATCGATACGTATCTGAACGGATCCGGAGCCAGTGACCCGACCTCGACAAACCCAGTCCAGCCTGAGGTTAGTGGTGGGGCAGACAGTGCACAACCACCTAATGCGTCGtcaacggtggccgccgggtACACGAAGCGACCGGTGAGCATGTACGAAGCGCGCCAGGCACCACGGGACGAAAGTCGACCGCCTATCACGCAAAGCCTCTACTCGATGGCCCCGGTGCCAGGAAGTCCGGAGTGTGCTGCCACCGGTCAGCCGCTGCCGTCGTTCGACGAAGTGCAACGCAGAACCGATCTGGTGGTGCGGCGTATCAAGGAACTGTTCGCGGCCATGAAGGACCGGACGCAGCGGGAAGCGTTCGTTCCGTGTGCCGAACGGATACGTTTGGCGGTCGTGGACCTGATGAGCCTCTTCCCGAGCACACTCATCGCCAGCGAATCGTTGCGTGGTGCTCTGCAGCAGCTAAACTTTCATGCGAATCTGATCCAGGCCGAGTGCGCCCGGTTGCAGCAGTGTTTGGCCTTCGACATGGTGGGTGCTCCAATGAACGGTGCCGCCGGGAAGGGAATGCTTGAGGGGATCGAGCAAAACATGGAACAGGTCCGAGGCTGCGCCTATGACCTCGCAATGTCAACGAAAATTCTCATCACCCACCTGCAGCAGTCCTCGTAG
- the LOC131216341 gene encoding elongator complex protein 2, with protein sequence MLLKTLYTAAACNRTPHALDWADDGLIYFATKNAIAVLDPAYHGSLKIVRILAGHKGQINVVRAVRHGSSCHGGIHLLSGSNDGTCILWNTANDSVSAARFILSGHCKGVTTVEAFVESSNRLLVASGSVDSTIKLWHADNGGTRFECFQTIDLRTGLTFGLRLFPLATSNVTMLAYTTDTDMINLCVEQQAAGDAERSFVQVEQLKGHFDWVRGIDYVRLPGSNDCLLASSSQDTFIRLWRISPRESLRKQKAYADIGQHEDITLEERTFSVRAPGGKNYHYALSLESVLQGHEGWVYGVHFCVRGDEVHLLSSSIDKSLIGWTPSESGVWVESVRVGEVGGSSLGFYGGKFSPDGRSIIGHGFQGSFHLWHEDEQSAGLWKPGTIVGGHFGGVRDLAWDPAGGEYLISLSDDQTTRIHAPWRRPVEDVEQITWHEIARPQVHGYDMQCLALLSRYRLASAAEEKIIRIFQAPRNFVENFRALCGLTDDSEGNSVVDGNPMGASVPSLGLSNKAVFDVEQPATEGRHIKDMYPEHYFNPISMDRPPAEETLMQNTLWPEIQKLYGHGNELYSVAVSPDSRLIASACRAASADHAQILLWDTTTWRIVQQLSAHQLTVTQICFSPNNRLLLAVSRDRTFSVFERSTADDGSPDFQLRMRSDKKSGVHTRIIWCCDWSHDSETFATGSRDGKVVAWKRNQSGAPEYVPLAVLDLKNESITALAFARSKIGNDRYLVAIGLERGTIKLYALGEWTMLLDIGVSNAHHLTVKRLSFRPHVESHQLASCGEDGLVRIYSIEV encoded by the exons ATGTTATTGAAAACGCTGtacaccgccgccgcgtgcAATCGGACTCCGCACGCGTTGGACTGGGCCGACGACGGGTTGATATACTTCGCCACCAAAAATGCCATTGCCGTGCTCGATCCCGCC TACCATGGTTCCTTGAAAATTGTACGCATCCTGGCGGGACACAAGGGCCAGATTAACGTGGTTCGGGCGGTGCGCCATGGTAGCAGCTGCCACGGTGGAATTCACCTTCTCTCTGGCTCGAATGATGGTACCTGCATCCTGTGGAACACGGCCAACGACAGCGTGTCCGCTGCACGGTTTATTCTCAGTGGCCATTGCAAAGGCGTCACGACGGTGGAAGCGTTTGTGGAATCATCAAACCGGCTGCTCGTGGCAAGTGGGTCTGTGGACAGCACCATCAAGCTGTGGCACGCCGATAATGGTGGCACCCGTTTCGAGTGCTTCCAAACGATAGATCTACGGACGGGGCTTACATTCGGTTTGCGGCTGTTTCCCTTGGCGACCTCAAACGTCACTATGTTGGCTTATACGACCGACACGGACATGATCAATCTGTGCGTCGAACAGCAAGCAGCAGGCGATGCAGAAAGGAGCTTTGTTCAAGTGGAACAGCTGAAGGGCCATTTTGATTGGGTCCGGGGCATTGATTACGTGCGTCTGCCCGGGAGTAATGACTGCTTGCTGGCAAGTAGCTCTCAAGACACATTCATACGGCTGTGGCGCATATCTCCTCGCGAGTCGTTGAGGAAGCAGAAAGCGTACGCCGATATTGGCCAACACGAGGACATAACCCTTGAAGAACGGACATTCAGTGTTCGTGCCCCGGGCGGCAAAAACTACCACTATGCGCTGTCCCTTGAATCCGTGCTGCAGGGCCACGAAGGCTGGGTGTACGGTGTACACTTTTGTGTGAGAGGCGACGAAGTGCACCTACTATCGAGTTCGATCGATAAGAGCCTTATCGGGTGGACACCGTCCGAGAGTGGTGTTTGGGTAGAGAGCGTCCGGGTGGGCGAGGTCGGCGGTTCATCACTCGGTTTTTACGGTGGCAAATTCTCTCCGGATGGACGATCCATCATTGGGCACGGATTTCAAGGTAGTTTTCATCTTTGGCATGAAGACGAGCAGAGTGCTGGGCTGTGGAAGCCGGGAACTATCGTTGGTGGCCACTTCGGTGGGGTACGGGATCTTGCTTGGGACCCGGCTGGAGGAGAGTATTTGATCAGCCTCTCCGACGATCAAACCACACGAATTCACGCCCCGTGGCGTCGACCGGTGGAGGACGTGGAGCAGATAACATGGCACGAAATTGCACGTCCTCAGGTGCACGGATATGATATGCAGTGCCTAGCGTTACTGTCCCGTTACCGGTTGGCCAGCGCGGCAGAGGAGAAAATTATACGGATTTTCCAGGCACCGCGTAACTTTGTGGAGAACTTCAGAGCCCTTTGTGGACTCACGGACGACAGCGAAGGGAATTCGGTGGTGGATG GTAACCCGATGGGAGCCTCAGTTCCTTCGCTGGGACTTTCGAACAAGGCGGTGTTTGATGTCGagcaaccggcaaccgaagGGAGGCACATTAAGGACATGTATCCGGAGCACTACTTCAACCCCATTTCTATGGATCGACCTCCGGCTGAGGAAACGCTCATGCAAAATACACTCTGGCCCGAGATCCAGAAACTATACGGACACGGTAACGAACTTTACTCGGTGGCTGTGTCTCCCGACAGTCGCCTGATTGCTTCCGCTTGTAGGGCGGCCTCCGCGGATCACGCTCAAATCCTGCTCTG GGACACCACAACCTGGCGCATTGTGCAGCAACTGTCCGCCCATCAGCTCACCGTAACACAAATATGCTTCTCGCCGAACAATCGACTGTTGCTGGCCGTATCCCGAGACCGAACTTTTTCCGTCTTCGAAAGGTCCACGGCAGATGATGGATCACCCGATTTTCAGCTTCGCATGCGTTCCGACAAGAAGAGCGGTGTGCACACGAGGATCATTTGGTGCTGTGATTGGTCGCACGATTCAGAAACGTTCGCTACCGGATCGCGTGACGGGAAAGTGGTCGCTTGGAAGCGCAATCAATCCGGCGCGCCAGAGTACGTTCCACTAGCGGTGTTGGATCTAAAAAATGAATCTATCACAGCACTGGCCTTTGCGCGGAGTAAGATAGGCAACGATCGTTACCTAGTGGCGATCGGGTTGGAGAGGGGTACCATCAAGTTGTATGCACTGGGCGAATGGACCATGCTGTTGGACATCGGCGTATC aAACGCTCATCATTTAACGGTGAAACGCCTATCGTTCCGGCCGCACGTTGAGAGTCATCAGCTGGCCAGCTGCGGAGAGGATGGCCTTGTTCGTATTTATTCGATAGAGGTGTGA
- the LOC131205248 gene encoding ADP-ribosylation factor 6, with translation MGKLLSKIFGNKEMRILMLGLDAAGKTTILYKLKLGQSVTTIPTVGFNVETVTYKNVKFNVWDVGGQDKIRPLWRHYYTGTQGLIFVVDCADRDRIDEARQELHRIINDREMRDAIILIFANKQDLPEAMKPHEIQEKLGLTRIRDRNWYVQPSCATTGDGLYEGLTWLTSNHKL, from the exons ATGGGAAAGCTGCTGTCCAAAATTTTCGGCAACAAGGAAATGCGAATCCTGATGCTCGGTCTGGATGCGGCCGGTAAAACAA CCATACTCTATAAGCTTAAGCTAGGTCAATCAGTAACGACAATTCCAACGGTCGGGTTCAATGTAGAAACCGTAACGTACAAGAACGTCAAATTCAACGTGTGGGACGTTGGGGGGCAGGACAAAATTAGACCCCTTTGGAGGCACTACTATACGG GTACACAAGGGTTAATATTCGTAGTGGACTGTGCAGACCGCGACCGGATAGACGAGGCGCGCCAGGAGCTCCATCGGATAATAAATGATCGCGAAATGCGGGACGCGATCATTCTGATATTTGCGAACAAACAGGACCTGCCAGAAG CAATGAAGCCTCACGAGATCCAGGAAAAGCTTGGTCTAACGCGGATACGCGATCGGAATTGGTACGTGCAGCCGTcgtgcgccaccaccggggacgGGCTCTACGAGGGTCTGACGTGGCTCACGTCCAACCACAAATTATGA